The proteins below come from a single Desulfovibrio litoralis DSM 11393 genomic window:
- a CDS encoding bifunctional ADP-dependent NAD(P)H-hydrate dehydratase/NAD(P)H-hydrate epimerase, translated as MSQTILNFKDITKPVTSVEEMSLWDNKASEEYGLHTNILMENAGRAAFYSLKSHINLDDNGSVLVICGSGNNGGDGAVLSRCLHDFGCNVTLAHLKPLSRYTGAAKLHIDLAKKCGVNFLYLRRGLHSIPNNLQTPDIIVDAILGTGVKGQLNTDFLDLINWINSKRKHSYIFSIDIPSGLNAMTAEPLPVAIEAHLTVSFEAAKPALLLPQAKTYVGCLDIQQIGIPSKLKDTYPASYACFNISSKLKEILRPNENLHKGSAGSVIVVGGSKGLTGAPFLSALAAIRTGSGLVSIAAPSELCPQIKSGNANIMTIPLYKQNINSETIQENLNEDWHPTLIKDLWLRLKTKKYNNLSLVLGPGMGRSPEAAQFLSLFFKLPISIEERMPLIVDADALFHLANGVFEWTQLSEKDILTPHPGEAARLLKCQIEDIENNRFEAIKELSKKTLATVILKGAGTLISKQNNNKYPIIISHFAEPNLSVGGSGDVLSGICGSLAAKGFGSFESTALGVYIHGLCGEYLKQKFPLRGNLASEIAESIPFVLANLEKNIV; from the coding sequence ATGTCTCAAACTATTCTTAATTTTAAAGATATAACCAAGCCCGTTACAAGCGTAGAGGAAATGTCTCTTTGGGACAACAAAGCCTCGGAAGAATACGGATTACATACTAATATTCTTATGGAAAACGCCGGAAGAGCCGCATTTTACAGCTTAAAATCGCATATCAACTTAGACGACAACGGTTCTGTTCTTGTTATTTGTGGATCAGGAAACAACGGCGGAGACGGAGCTGTTTTAAGTCGCTGTTTACATGACTTTGGTTGCAATGTAACTTTAGCTCATCTAAAACCACTTAGTCGCTATACTGGTGCGGCAAAGCTACATATTGACCTTGCAAAAAAATGCGGTGTAAATTTTTTATACTTACGCCGTGGGCTTCATTCGATTCCAAATAATTTACAAACACCTGACATCATTGTTGATGCTATTCTCGGAACAGGCGTTAAAGGACAGCTTAACACAGATTTCCTAGACCTGATTAACTGGATCAATAGCAAGAGAAAACACAGCTATATTTTTTCTATTGATATTCCAAGCGGATTAAACGCAATGACCGCCGAGCCTTTACCCGTAGCAATCGAAGCTCATCTTACAGTCAGCTTTGAAGCTGCAAAACCGGCTTTACTCTTACCTCAAGCAAAAACTTATGTGGGTTGTTTGGATATTCAACAAATTGGTATTCCAAGCAAACTCAAAGACACTTACCCCGCTTCATACGCTTGTTTTAATATAAGTTCAAAACTAAAAGAAATATTACGTCCAAACGAAAACCTTCATAAAGGCAGTGCAGGCTCGGTTATTGTTGTTGGTGGATCAAAAGGTTTAACGGGAGCTCCTTTTCTAAGTGCCTTAGCAGCAATCAGAACAGGTTCAGGTTTAGTCAGTATAGCAGCCCCTTCCGAATTATGCCCTCAAATTAAAAGCGGAAACGCCAATATAATGACTATTCCGCTTTATAAACAAAATATCAACTCGGAAACAATTCAAGAAAATCTTAACGAAGATTGGCACCCGACTTTAATTAAAGACCTTTGGTTAAGACTTAAAACTAAAAAATACAATAACCTATCGCTTGTTCTTGGACCGGGAATGGGACGTAGCCCGGAGGCAGCACAATTTCTTTCTCTCTTTTTTAAACTTCCAATCTCAATAGAAGAAAGAATGCCCTTGATAGTTGATGCTGATGCCCTTTTCCATCTTGCAAACGGAGTCTTTGAATGGACTCAACTTTCGGAAAAAGATATTTTAACCCCACACCCCGGTGAAGCCGCCAGACTATTAAAATGTCAAATTGAAGATATAGAAAACAACAGGTTTGAGGCAATAAAAGAATTATCTAAAAAAACTCTTGCTACTGTTATTCTAAAAGGTGCAGGCACTTTAATCTCCAAACAAAACAACAATAAGTATCCTATTATTATTTCTCACTTTGCCGAACCAAATCTTTCTGTTGGCGGTTCCGGCGATGTCTTAAGCGGTATTTGCGGAAGCTTAGCGGCAAAAGGCTTTGGGTCTTTTGAAAGTACCGCCTTGGGAGTTTATATCCACGGACTATGCGGTGAATATCTAAAACAAAAATTTCCCCTAAGAGGTAACCTTGCATCAGAAATAGCAGAAAGCATTCCCTTCGTTTTAGCGAATCTTGAAAAAAACATTGTTTAG
- a CDS encoding WG repeat-containing protein: MLQFKLILSCICLVSLILGCTACSNSNNKANQSLAKPTTQNVDWIPWLGKNGKYGYADRQGNIHIKPRFVLAEPFEFGRAAVATNAVKGWGFIDSEGNWLIKPQFTSLSNGKIANGNIDIDPKTLTLSEGMFGIKFKVSEGVKESYYINSVNQIYSSFYEALQSEIPSVVKQRAMEMKTQIVGTDYQRNFFFYLIPNTEYSEKDKELSLIYRNTLAGIMDKNGQILTKPTYDLAYLPNTTSDPTTNFNPYTPQLIKQGELFGYQNFDGTILVKPRFIDANPFQNDYAQVKEGKFWGLLDKNANFIAPPMFDRILKVLPANLMIVEYKGKRMLWDIENKRDWSINFPYPAPGSQPLKIPDNFFDDVSVLSLDNSPNTQNNIEQNNILILVKKQGRIDIFDKNGDLLGTYKDYQYDNISKLWVKNSENKWGIIDIKNKKSTEFKYDYDSLYDSSQKGFVIAQKGTQRFYIDSNEREYREK, encoded by the coding sequence ATGTTACAGTTTAAACTTATCCTTAGCTGTATTTGCCTTGTTTCCCTGATTTTGGGTTGCACGGCATGTTCAAACTCAAATAATAAAGCAAATCAATCACTTGCCAAGCCAACAACTCAAAATGTAGACTGGATTCCGTGGCTTGGTAAAAACGGAAAATACGGATACGCCGACAGACAAGGCAATATTCATATAAAGCCACGCTTTGTTCTGGCCGAACCCTTTGAGTTTGGCAGGGCTGCTGTAGCTACAAATGCTGTAAAAGGCTGGGGTTTTATTGACTCTGAGGGAAACTGGTTGATTAAACCTCAATTTACTTCTTTGAGTAACGGAAAAATCGCAAACGGAAATATTGATATAGACCCAAAAACACTTACCTTATCCGAAGGTATGTTTGGCATCAAATTTAAAGTTAGCGAAGGGGTAAAAGAAAGCTATTATATAAATAGCGTAAATCAAATATATTCAAGCTTTTACGAAGCTTTGCAAAGTGAAATTCCAAGTGTAGTGAAACAACGAGCTATGGAAATGAAAACCCAAATAGTGGGAACAGACTACCAACGTAACTTTTTCTTTTATCTCATACCAAACACTGAATACAGTGAAAAAGATAAAGAACTCAGCTTAATCTACAGAAATACATTAGCCGGTATAATGGACAAAAACGGACAAATTTTAACTAAGCCAACATATGATTTAGCTTATTTACCTAACACAACTTCCGACCCAACTACAAATTTTAATCCTTATACCCCACAATTAATCAAACAAGGTGAGCTTTTCGGCTATCAAAACTTTGACGGAACTATACTTGTTAAACCTCGTTTTATAGATGCCAACCCTTTTCAAAACGATTATGCACAAGTCAAAGAAGGTAAATTTTGGGGCTTACTGGATAAAAACGCCAATTTTATAGCCCCACCAATGTTTGACAGAATACTGAAAGTATTGCCTGCTAACTTGATGATTGTCGAATATAAAGGCAAAAGAATGCTCTGGGATATAGAAAACAAGCGTGATTGGTCAATCAACTTCCCTTACCCCGCACCCGGCTCTCAACCACTGAAAATACCTGACAATTTCTTTGATGACGTTTCAGTGCTAAGTTTAGATAATAGCCCAAATACACAAAACAATATTGAGCAAAACAATATATTGATTCTCGTAAAAAAACAAGGACGCATTGATATTTTCGATAAAAACGGCGACCTATTAGGAACGTATAAAGACTATCAATATGATAATATTTCAAAGCTCTGGGTAAAAAATAGCGAAAATAAATGGGGAATAATAGATATAAAAAACAAGAAATCTACCGAGTTTAAATATGACTATGATTCCCTTTACGACTCTTCACAAAAAGGTTTTGTAATCGCTCAAAAAGGTACGCAACGCTTTTATATAGACTCTAATGAAAGAGAATACAGAGAAAAATAA
- a CDS encoding Tim44 domain-containing protein: protein MKKITMKKIVLSLFILLFTISLSLTLFEDSEAKRFGGGRSFGGSRSYSQPAPKPTTPNRDSNQQYRDSNQQNTKPNQANPNSVPPQGSRFGGMGGMLGGLLMGGLLGSMLFGGAFGGIGFLDILLIGLVLFFGLRFLRSRMAAKENLGFQGAGNSSGSHTRSAREEWEALKNKMTTPSSSPQGNSSFANSSQADSRADNQNDNSFGGGSLDLPKGFDVKDFIEGAKTAYIKIQEGWDQRDVSHISFLLTPEMMLQVRKQLEESLKKGKTELLKIDAELVSFKQNNDKDEAGVYFAVLMLEDENQESFTAHELWTFVRDKGENWLLDGIQQIEE, encoded by the coding sequence ATGAAAAAAATAACTATGAAAAAAATTGTTTTAAGTCTTTTTATTTTATTGTTTACAATTAGTCTTTCTTTAACGTTGTTTGAAGATTCCGAAGCCAAGCGTTTTGGTGGTGGAAGATCTTTTGGTGGAAGTCGTAGCTATAGCCAACCCGCACCAAAACCAACAACGCCAAATCGTGATTCAAATCAACAATATCGTGATAGCAACCAGCAAAACACAAAACCTAATCAGGCTAATCCAAACTCCGTTCCTCCACAAGGTAGTCGCTTTGGTGGAATGGGCGGTATGTTAGGTGGTTTGTTAATGGGTGGATTACTGGGCAGTATGTTGTTTGGTGGTGCTTTTGGCGGTATAGGTTTTTTAGATATTTTACTGATTGGTTTGGTTCTTTTTTTCGGGTTGCGTTTTTTGCGTTCTCGCATGGCTGCCAAAGAAAATCTTGGTTTTCAAGGGGCGGGGAACTCGTCGGGTAGTCATACAAGGTCAGCTCGTGAAGAATGGGAAGCCTTGAAAAATAAAATGACAACTCCAAGTTCATCACCTCAGGGTAATTCTTCTTTTGCAAATTCTTCTCAGGCAGATAGCCGGGCAGATAATCAGAATGATAACTCTTTTGGGGGTGGAAGTTTAGATTTGCCGAAAGGTTTTGATGTAAAAGATTTTATAGAAGGTGCAAAAACAGCTTATATAAAAATTCAAGAGGGTTGGGATCAAAGAGATGTTTCTCATATCAGCTTTTTACTTACGCCCGAAATGATGCTTCAGGTGCGTAAACAGCTAGAAGAAAGCTTGAAAAAGGGTAAAACGGAACTGTTGAAAATTGATGCTGAACTTGTGAGCTTTAAACAAAACAACGATAAAGATGAAGCCGGCGTTTATTTTGCTGTTTTAATGCTTGAAGATGAGAACCAAGAATCTTTTACTGCTCATGAACTTTGGACTTTTGTGCGTGATAAAGGAGAAAATTGGCTTTTAGACGGTATTCAACAGATAGAAGAATAA
- a CDS encoding glycosyltransferase family 2 protein, translating to MPLPVVNITIPVFNRFHLTQKTILSLRRCSQRIPFVITVVDNGSEPDLAQRLVEFYKDGIIDHLFRLPENMGISCAANIGWQLVEAPFYMKLDNDIQILDPEWLIKLFRLWSHGQPLSTLSPVWLNGAVLSDLSSVCEDDKKLFEHAQSIHTPDGILGFCETNGAGAGILIPKALSDVLGLWNEDYGLYGAEDGDYGLRMVCSGFPQYLYLATGLTEHLGAVSNESWEVDRKKEHRNLFIDPQGGLGLFKINHYLYSQHIRTCKVPLRYEVVDIDSNNAVRLAEREEYLRVRKALTKCKYLLDKQVDEKGKYAIFDPEFVALLKNIMARCGQSCS from the coding sequence ATGCCTTTGCCTGTTGTAAATATTACAATCCCTGTGTTTAACCGTTTTCATCTTACACAAAAAACGATTCTATCTTTACGTCGTTGTTCTCAACGCATTCCTTTTGTTATAACAGTTGTTGATAATGGAAGTGAACCTGATCTTGCTCAACGACTTGTTGAGTTTTACAAAGACGGTATTATCGACCATTTATTCAGATTGCCGGAAAATATGGGAATTTCTTGTGCTGCCAATATTGGTTGGCAACTTGTTGAGGCTCCTTTTTACATGAAGCTCGATAACGATATTCAAATTCTTGATCCTGAATGGTTAATTAAACTTTTTCGTCTTTGGTCGCATGGACAACCACTTTCTACTCTTTCTCCTGTTTGGTTGAATGGAGCAGTTCTTTCTGATCTTTCTTCTGTATGTGAAGACGATAAAAAATTGTTTGAACATGCACAAAGTATTCATACCCCTGATGGAATTTTGGGGTTTTGTGAAACAAATGGTGCCGGTGCAGGAATTCTTATTCCAAAAGCCTTATCTGACGTGTTAGGACTTTGGAACGAAGATTATGGATTATATGGAGCAGAAGATGGAGATTACGGTTTGCGTATGGTTTGTTCCGGTTTTCCGCAATATCTTTATTTGGCAACAGGGTTGACAGAGCATCTTGGAGCAGTGAGTAATGAAAGTTGGGAAGTTGATAGAAAAAAAGAACACAGAAACTTGTTTATCGACCCTCAAGGCGGGTTAGGGCTTTTTAAAATCAATCACTATCTTTATAGTCAACACATTCGTACATGTAAAGTGCCTTTGCGTTATGAAGTTGTTGATATTGACAGTAATAATGCTGTGCGTTTGGCTGAACGAGAAGAATATTTACGCGTTCGTAAGGCTTTGACAAAATGTAAATATCTTTTAGATAAACAAGTAGATGAAAAAGGTAAATATGCTATTTTTGATCCTGAGTTTGTTGCTCTTTTAAAGAATATTATGGCTCGTTGTGGTCAGAGCTGTTCCTAA
- a CDS encoding pyrimidine dimer DNA glycosylase/endonuclease V: MTRMWGVNPKKMCRKHLLGEHVEMHMLASSIDTGRSVKGFQDNNCLDAPLIEERHNQLADEMLRRGYKHNSPLYHQNNLASTPIDVDASYKELIARCRECYKLSLEG; this comes from the coding sequence ATGACTAGAATGTGGGGCGTAAACCCTAAAAAAATGTGTAGAAAACACCTACTTGGAGAACATGTGGAAATGCACATGCTGGCTTCTTCTATAGATACAGGGCGTTCTGTGAAGGGTTTTCAAGACAATAATTGCCTTGATGCTCCATTAATAGAAGAAAGACACAACCAGCTTGCAGACGAAATGTTGAGGCGAGGCTATAAACATAACAGCCCACTTTATCATCAGAACAACTTAGCATCTACACCCATTGATGTTGACGCTTCGTATAAAGAATTAATCGCTCGATGTCGTGAATGTTATAAGCTCTCACTTGAAGGCTAA
- a CDS encoding carbonic anhydrase: MHTIQKFIDGFLEFQEQHFKHGESSFTNLKYGQEPQTMVIGCSDSRVDPALLMGCEPGDIFVSRNVANLIPPYEDDAGLHGVSAALEFAVCNLKVQSIIILGHSFCGGIKTLMRDDFNPNAKGFLAPWISLALPAKLEVLQKLPNSSSKTRQRAAEQYSIILSLKNLMSFPFIKDAIEKGTLSLFGWYFDIENGELFEYNKDDGIFKKITNNKKEHAARFSKNKAKGNVDFGIYE; encoded by the coding sequence ATGCACACGATACAAAAGTTTATTGACGGATTTTTGGAATTCCAAGAACAACACTTCAAACACGGTGAATCAAGTTTTACCAACCTAAAATACGGACAAGAACCGCAAACGATGGTCATAGGCTGTTCAGACTCTCGTGTAGACCCGGCTTTATTAATGGGGTGTGAACCCGGCGACATATTTGTTTCAAGAAATGTCGCCAACCTTATCCCTCCTTATGAAGATGATGCCGGGCTTCACGGGGTTAGCGCCGCCTTAGAATTTGCAGTTTGCAATTTAAAAGTTCAAAGCATTATAATTCTCGGGCATTCATTTTGTGGTGGAATAAAAACATTGATGCGTGATGATTTTAATCCAAATGCAAAGGGATTTTTGGCTCCTTGGATTTCTCTCGCCCTACCCGCCAAGCTTGAAGTTTTGCAAAAACTTCCTAACTCTTCATCAAAAACACGCCAAAGAGCAGCAGAACAATATTCTATTATCCTCTCGCTTAAAAACTTAATGTCCTTTCCTTTTATAAAAGATGCTATAGAAAAAGGAACTCTAAGCCTCTTTGGTTGGTACTTTGATATTGAGAACGGAGAGCTGTTTGAATATAACAAAGACGACGGAATATTTAAAAAAATAACAAACAACAAAAAAGAACATGCCGCCAGATTTAGCAAAAACAAAGCTAAGGGTAATGTTGATTTTGGTATTTATGAGTAA
- the zapB gene encoding cell division protein ZapB, with product METLDLLEKRINSLLDKVTFLSSENNRLQLETEQGLSAFAEENRVLAEENRKLKEALDKELQCKEAVGGRIDALVERLKSQLDES from the coding sequence ATGGAAACATTAGATTTGTTGGAAAAACGTATAAATTCTTTGTTAGATAAAGTTACATTTTTAAGTAGCGAAAACAATAGACTTCAACTTGAAACAGAACAAGGGCTTAGTGCTTTTGCTGAAGAAAATCGAGTTTTGGCTGAAGAAAATCGTAAATTAAAAGAAGCTCTTGATAAAGAATTACAATGTAAAGAAGCTGTTGGGGGGCGAATAGATGCTCTTGTTGAGCGTTTAAAGTCTCAGCTTGATGAGTCTTAA
- a CDS encoding lysophospholipid acyltransferase family protein has protein sequence MKEHSAKIDDQSKPHINLLDRWNAPLPETRVLDTSFLPSSLSSIPSVFVSLLKKTLYINRLMELFYTIPPCSSALDFAENSLKVMNVSLKCDENFAESIPKEGPLVIVSNHPFGGIDGLALLLALLPHRPDLKLLVNSALGIFPDLRSACFPLDILSASSSALSVNSSSLRAAGSYLQQGGAVGLFPSGTVSYWRRGKGVVDPDWQMAAARLAKRYNAQVLPLFFHGNNSLLFNVFGCLHPLLRTVMLPREFYNCRGKTLRLSSGRVVDPSALNLLKNPESITAYLRMRCYALAEKNNKQLSKTKIVDNRPMEPVAEAHDPKLIIEAIAKLPPKSLLVEEGDYAVYSIRGGESPILLEELGALREATFRMVGEGSGKSRDLDIYDHKYYHLLLWHKKDACLVGAYRLGKVQEILAESGEAGLYTSTLFRMSPEFFRRYENSLELGRAVVHPNYQREYYPLMMLWKGIGRFLLRHDDIHCLFGPVSLSLDYTPASLGTVVEYLQTQCGSTELSSMVRGRTIPDKLLSSAKDIPLPDTLNYNGLVALVKDIEGGKGIPVLFKHYLKLGGKIGAFHIDTSFNTLDAFLLMDIVNSPQQMLERYMTPEGAEAFLKRWR, from the coding sequence ATGAAAGAACATTCTGCTAAGATAGATGATCAATCAAAGCCTCATATTAACCTGTTAGACCGGTGGAATGCCCCTTTACCCGAAACAAGAGTATTAGACACCTCTTTTTTGCCATCATCTTTATCGTCTATTCCGTCAGTTTTTGTTAGTCTTTTAAAGAAAACCTTATATATAAACAGATTGATGGAATTGTTTTATACAATTCCTCCTTGTTCTTCGGCGTTGGATTTTGCTGAAAACAGTTTAAAAGTTATGAATGTATCACTTAAGTGTGATGAAAATTTCGCTGAATCTATTCCTAAAGAAGGTCCTTTAGTGATAGTCAGTAACCACCCATTTGGCGGTATTGACGGATTGGCATTACTACTTGCTTTATTGCCACATCGACCTGATTTAAAGTTGTTGGTAAATTCAGCTTTGGGGATATTTCCTGATTTACGCAGTGCTTGCTTTCCTTTGGATATTCTTTCGGCAAGTTCTTCAGCTTTGTCAGTGAATAGTTCTTCACTGAGAGCTGCGGGAAGCTATTTACAACAAGGCGGGGCTGTTGGTCTTTTTCCGTCCGGTACAGTGTCTTATTGGCGAAGAGGAAAGGGAGTTGTTGACCCTGATTGGCAAATGGCGGCGGCTCGTTTGGCAAAGCGCTATAATGCACAAGTTTTACCCTTGTTTTTTCATGGTAATAATAGTTTGCTATTTAATGTCTTTGGTTGCCTTCATCCTTTATTGCGAACCGTGATGTTACCTCGAGAGTTTTATAATTGTCGAGGCAAAACTTTAAGGTTGAGTAGTGGGCGGGTTGTTGATCCTAGTGCTTTAAATCTTTTAAAAAACCCTGAGTCTATTACTGCATATTTGCGTATGCGTTGTTACGCTTTGGCAGAAAAAAACAACAAACAACTGTCTAAAACCAAAATAGTTGATAACAGACCAATGGAACCTGTTGCTGAAGCTCATGATCCTAAACTTATTATAGAAGCTATAGCCAAACTTCCGCCCAAAAGCCTTTTGGTAGAAGAGGGTGATTATGCCGTCTATTCGATAAGAGGTGGCGAGTCGCCTATTTTATTGGAAGAGCTTGGGGCTTTAAGGGAAGCAACTTTTCGCATGGTCGGAGAAGGTTCGGGTAAGTCAAGAGACCTCGATATTTATGATCATAAATATTATCATCTGCTTTTGTGGCATAAAAAAGATGCTTGTTTAGTCGGGGCGTATCGTCTTGGCAAGGTCCAAGAAATTTTAGCAGAAAGCGGAGAAGCCGGGCTTTATACCAGCACGCTTTTTCGTATGAGTCCTGAGTTTTTTAGGCGTTATGAAAACTCATTAGAGCTTGGGCGTGCTGTGGTTCACCCAAATTATCAACGTGAGTATTACCCCTTGATGATGCTGTGGAAAGGAATAGGGCGTTTTTTATTGAGGCATGATGATATTCACTGTTTATTCGGACCTGTGAGTTTAAGTCTTGATTATACTCCGGCTTCCTTAGGTACTGTTGTAGAGTATTTACAAACTCAATGTGGCAGTACTGAACTTTCAAGTATGGTGCGCGGAAGGACAATTCCTGATAAATTACTGAGTTCCGCAAAAGATATTCCTTTGCCCGATACATTAAATTATAACGGTTTAGTGGCGTTGGTGAAAGATATTGAGGGTGGAAAGGGAATTCCCGTTTTGTTTAAACATTACCTTAAACTTGGGGGAAAAATAGGGGCGTTTCATATAGACACAAGCTTTAATACGTTAGACGCTTTTTTACTCATGGATATTGTAAATTCCCCACAACAAATGTTGGAACGCTATATGACCCCGGAAGGAGCAGAAGCCTTTTTAAAACGTTGGCGTTAG
- a CDS encoding GntR family transcriptional regulator, with the protein MFQPKHSLPLYYQITEELRTRLKNEEWKEGDLFPTDKYWATQFNVSITTIRQALAQLVSEGFLYRRAGKGTFVQLSNITEKVGKLSGFFDEIRAKGKVPTAKILSSGVKNLDSHLLSRFPILSSFKQPNLFLIDKRQCMNNMPVARVLSFWREDLGRQIEKYDLTTHGMYDILDMLGIKKDFAEQFISAEAASPELSEILEVPKKTPLMRMDRLLYSNNQVLEFSVNWYRSDRYRYTFRLDA; encoded by the coding sequence ATGTTCCAGCCAAAACATTCCCTGCCTTTATATTATCAAATTACAGAAGAGTTGCGTACTCGTTTAAAAAACGAAGAATGGAAAGAGGGCGATTTATTCCCCACAGATAAATATTGGGCAACTCAATTTAATGTTTCGATAACAACAATAAGACAGGCCTTGGCACAACTTGTAAGCGAAGGTTTTTTATATAGACGGGCAGGTAAAGGAACTTTTGTTCAGCTTTCCAATATTACTGAAAAAGTAGGTAAGTTATCGGGCTTTTTTGATGAAATTAGAGCAAAAGGAAAAGTACCAACTGCAAAAATTTTGTCTTCCGGAGTGAAAAATTTAGATAGCCACTTACTTTCTCGTTTCCCAATTCTTTCAAGCTTTAAGCAACCGAATTTGTTTTTGATTGATAAAAGACAATGTATGAATAATATGCCTGTTGCCAGAGTTTTAAGTTTTTGGCGAGAAGACCTTGGCAGGCAAATAGAAAAATATGATTTAACAACTCACGGCATGTATGATATTTTAGATATGTTGGGGATTAAAAAAGATTTTGCAGAACAATTTATTAGTGCAGAGGCTGCGAGTCCCGAGTTATCAGAAATTTTGGAAGTTCCTAAAAAAACACCTTTAATGCGTATGGATCGCCTTTTATACAGCAATAATCAGGTTTTGGAATTTTCCGTTAACTGGTATCGTTCCGATCGTTATCGTTATACTTTTAGATTAGACGCATAA
- a CDS encoding cell division protein ZapA yields the protein MHSYNLTVLGHQVSFKAKAEPERVEKACSLIEDRFKQLKEQGAQLSNERILIFLSLALADDMLEVQEKLLATEERLKSFLTSLTGLGD from the coding sequence ATGCACTCTTATAATCTTACTGTTTTGGGGCATCAGGTTTCTTTTAAAGCCAAAGCTGAACCTGAAAGAGTAGAAAAAGCGTGTTCTCTTATTGAAGACAGATTTAAGCAACTTAAAGAACAAGGTGCTCAACTGAGTAATGAAAGAATTTTGATCTTCTTATCTTTGGCTTTAGCTGATGATATGTTAGAAGTTCAAGAAAAACTTCTTGCAACGGAAGAACGCTTAAAATCTTTTTTAACCAGTTTAACAGGGCTAGGTGATTAA